In Gossypium hirsutum isolate 1008001.06 chromosome D01, Gossypium_hirsutum_v2.1, whole genome shotgun sequence, the genomic window aagtgaagaagctcaacgaagaatagccacaattgttacccaagttgagcacaacaattatcataatgaggaagaatatgtgttaagcagtgtattggtacaccatgaaacttatttcactatgcAACCGCGTATGGATTCAAATTATACTGGTCAAATATGGGTGAACGAAGTATTAAATGGGCACGATGATCGTTGCATGATTAGTTTTAGGATGCCAAAAATATATTTCACAGATTATTGCATGATTTGCAAACAAATTATGGCTTAAAGAATGGGAAAGTATCGGCGATGGAgaagttagcattatcattgtacattcttggaaatagagaatcaaattcaaatgcaacagagcgatttcaacgatctggggaaactgttagtcgaatttttactgatatgttgCATATATTTGCTCGAATGGGAATAGACACGATTAAACCCATTGAAGGTCAATTCGAGGAAGTACTGAACCGTATTCGACATGATACAATATATTGGTCtcactttaaggtaaaatttacacaatctttatatttttaaaacataaattatttctaacttttatctcattacttgtatttattttaaaagattgtattggggccatagatggaacacacataaaagcatgcatttcGCCTTCTTCTCAATACCTTATATCGGACGGAAATgtgaaccaactcaaaatattatggcagcttgtgacttcaacatgtgctttatttttgcatttcctggttgggaaggaacaACACATGATATTAGAATTTTTTTGCAAGCACTTAGAAAGCAAGAGTTGAAGTTTCCACACCCTCCACCAGGtcgaactttaattttttaattactttttacataaaaaatattaaaatttttaatttatttttaaacttgatattatgttttactttttttgcaggaaaatattatcttgtggatTCCGGATATCCACAAATGGCAGGTTTTCTAGGTCCATATAGGGGGAACAATATCATTTATCTGATTTTCGTCGAGGTAATCATCAAGTATCTggaaaaaaagaaatctttaatcatgcccattcttcgttacgctctgtgattgaacgaacatttggagtgtggaaaaaaaatggccaatattaagagatattccaagttattcattcgacaagtaagttttaatagttattgcaacaatggttttgcataattacattcgaagacatgcttggtcaaatgatgaggattttcgagaatttgagaatataccggacatgccagtctcttcaagccagtttgacagaggtgaatcgagttcttctaacagagaaagtgaccttgaaatcacaatgttaagggaaaccattgcaactagtttaatgaatcaatatttgtaaacacattttgtatcataacctaatttctagtaataatgaaacttgttatgtcttatgttactatatttttttatattaaaaatcatccgtttaaatacttcaaaatttgatccaagtataatgttattatttgtgaaaataatatttatcattgttataaaaaatatttaattataactataaaaaaataaaaaataattatcattttatgtaataaataatttaaattaattatataattcattaaaatattggaagatacattttaatattttattaaatgaatttgcatattttaataattttaaaaaagtaaaataatttaaataacttctattatatatcaattctaatttgATGTctttaatagtcatttttcattcttacctcaccgctacagctgcgtttgaatccaaacacacactccaccattgtttctaatctcaccgctacaataCCCAATCTCAcagctacagtaactaatctcaccgccaccgctgtttttaacctcaccggaagtaaacacaccgcccatccaaactaaccCTAACTcgattatgaaatattttaatatagaaaatatcaaaaaatatgtTTACCACAGTTagtgatttaattaaaataactttttacaAAGTGAAACCAAGCAAACCACGCAAATACCAAATGAAGCCAACCGAAAGCGAGGGTGTTAACGTAAATAGCATGAATACGTGTCCTCAATCATAAATCCGTGCCAAGGATTTCattattatttaccttaaaattGTTGGAGAAACAATTTAAATTGGTTGGCAGGTGTGAACGAGTATTTTTCTGGCTCCAAAGTAGCTATAAATATAGTTTTCCCTTTTTCACTCCCTCCCTCCCTCCTTCACTCCCTCACACCTTCACTCCACAAAACGGCTTCACCAGTTTTCTTTCTAAATAATTTCTGCCTTCATCTCTCAAACTACCAAAGCTGCAATTCTGCAGGGAAAAGACATGCACTTCTCTCGCCGAAGAACTGGATTTCTTTTATCCATTGCTTTGTTTCAGGCGAGCGCTTCCGTCGCTTTCATTCTCTGCTTCCACTGTTccaattttactttcttttttcttttcttttctgttcaATTCTGACTTCTTTTTGGCGTTTAATTTTTATCTCTTCTTTTTACGGGAAAAAATTGTCATTGTCTTTCCTTTTTGGACTCTTGATTGAACTCTGAGAGATCTACAATCAGATTTTGTGCTTCTTATTTTTGGTCAAAGCTTGTCAATACTTCACTTGATCAAGTTTTTTTTCTCCTTCAGTTTTCAAaatgaaatcgaagcttgaaatgcTGAATTCAAGTTATATTTTGCCTCCTCTGTTTCTATCAGAAACAGAATCTTAAATTATTTGTTGTTTCTTTggtcataatcttccataaaaaatgggaaaaaaaagaaaaacaaaataagtcGCATATAATTGTTAGCTAACGGGGTCATGAGCagatctttttctttctttcgtttTGGCATTTCAATTTAGCGAAAGTtttagcaaaaagaaaaaagattcaaTTGTCCTCGTTAATTTCAACTGAATTTGccgtttttttttatttgtaggtTTTATTAATTGTACAAGTGGCCGTTGCACAGACGAGCAATGATGAACGAAGGTAAGACTTTTTATTCATGCTTACCTCTGCTAAGTTtcttacaaaatagaaaaataataaaattcaatacagctcaaatttatttttctgaGCTGTCATTGTAACGCGAGTGTCGTACGTTTCTAGTGCTATTATCTTCTCCTGTAAAATAATAGCCCCAACAATTCGTGGTTAAATTTGCGCTTTCTAACAATCTATACAATAACTAATGACAAATGTTTTTCTTAACCTTGTTTGAAAACTTTAATTGGTaaattatcattaattattttttttttcgtgTTTGTGTTTGATATGTCTAGGCAGAGACATTCTGAAGGATATTGTGCAATGTATGACATTTGTGGAGAGCGAAGTGATGGCAAAGTAGTGAACTGTCCTTATGGTTCTCCAGCAGTAAAGGTTAGTTGCTCATTACTGTCTCATATAAATTTTGTACTAATTATGGTTAATAGCAGTTGACTGTCTCGCAAGATATGAACTATATTCCATGGGCCAATTTGCACAagtatcttcttttttttttggttttattttttgttttgaagaACTTTGGAAAAACCTGTTACAAAATATAACTGTAATTATTTGACGTTTACATCTTATTACGCCTCTCAGCCTGATGAGTTACTTTCGTCAAAGATTCAAAGTTTGTGCCCCACAATTACTGGAAACGTTTGTTGTACAAAAGCTCAATTTGACACACTACAGAGTCAAGTCCAGCAGGTAAGATTTATCGCTCTGCTCTGCTCTACTCTACTGTTGTTGGTATGCTGACTTGCATTATTAGACATCTATTTCCTAGGGCGAGTTGATGATTACTGCTTCGCTTATGTGGCATTTGATGTCATTAGATTGTTATTTGGCATGATTAACTTTTCTACTAATCTTTGCCTTTCTAGTTTGATCCGAAGTATAAAATTTGTGTCTG contains:
- the LOC121213872 gene encoding uncharacterized protein, which encodes MHFAFFSIPYIGRKCEPTQNIMAACDFNMCFIFAFPGWEGTTHDIRIFLQALRKQELKFPHPPPGKYYLVDSGYPQMAGFLGPYRGNNIIYLIFVEVIIKYLEKKKSLIMPILRYAL